In the Brassica napus cultivar Da-Ae chromosome A7, Da-Ae, whole genome shotgun sequence genome, one interval contains:
- the LOC106353767 gene encoding transcription factor bHLH96 isoform X2, translated as MALEAVVYPQDPFSYISYKDYQFHDLYFQQEEDRDPLETKNNVKLGQEQRQGFESIYYNGNSGDNNDDYNYNDHKDLQRPRDDLPYGSIVDTENQPPTSVLATGEGRRKRRRTKSSKNKEEIENQRMTHIAVERNRRKQMNEYLAVLRSLMPPSYAQRGDQASVVGGAINYLKELEHHLQSMDPTVSTPATKQAGDGAGDQMNTIAASSSGPFSDFFAFPQYSRRPSSSSVAEGTAEIEVTMVESHANVKILAKKRPKQLLKLVASIQSLRLTVLHLNVTTRDDSVLYSISLKFWWSQ; from the exons ATGGCCTTAGAGGCTGTTGTTTACCCACAAGATCCATTCTCCTACATATCTTACAAAGATTATCAGTTTCACGACTTATACTttcaacaagaagaagatcGAGATCCACTAGAAACCAAGAACAACGTTAAGCTAGGGCAAGAACAAAGACAAGGGTTTGAGAGTATTTATTATAACGGCAACAGCGGAGATAACAATGATGATTATAACTACAACGATCACAAGGATCTTCAAAGGCCACGGGACGACCTTCCTTATGGATCTATCGTCGATACGGAGAACCAGCCTCCAACGTCTGTTTTAGCGACGGGAGAAGGGAGGAGAAAGAGGAGGAGGACGAAGAGTAGCAAGAACAAGGAAGAGATCGAGAACCAAAGGATGACTCACATCGCCGTCGAGAGAAACCGTCGGAAACAAATGAACGAGTACCTCGCCGTTCTCCGTTCTCTCATGCCACCTTCTTATGCTCAAAGG GGAGATCAAGCGTCAGTAGTAGGCGGAGCCATTAACTACTTAAAGGAGCTTGAGCATCATTTACAATCAATGGATCCTACGGTAAGCACCCCTGCCACAAAACAGGCTGGTGACGGCGCCGGTGACCAGATGAACACGATTGCCGCCAGCTCATCTGGACCGTTCTCAGATTTCTTCGCATTTCCTCAATACTCGAGAAGGCCTTCCTCGTCGTCTGTGGCTGAGGGAACGGCGGAGATAGAGGTGACGATGGTGGAGAGCCATGCGAATGTGAAGATACTTGCGAAGAAGAGACCAAAACAGCTTCTTAAACTGGTGGCATCGATTCAGAGCCTAAGGCTTACTGTTCTTCATCTCAATGTTACCACTCGTGACGACTCCGTCCTCTATTCCATCAGTTTAAAG TTTTGGTGGTCACAGTGA
- the LOC106353767 gene encoding transcription factor bHLH96 isoform X1, with protein MALEAVVYPQDPFSYISYKDYQFHDLYFQQEEDRDPLETKNNVKLGQEQRQGFESIYYNGNSGDNNDDYNYNDHKDLQRPRDDLPYGSIVDTENQPPTSVLATGEGRRKRRRTKSSKNKEEIENQRMTHIAVERNRRKQMNEYLAVLRSLMPPSYAQRGDQASVVGGAINYLKELEHHLQSMDPTVSTPATKQAGDGAGDQMNTIAASSSGPFSDFFAFPQYSRRPSSSSVAEGTAEIEVTMVESHANVKILAKKRPKQLLKLVASIQSLRLTVLHLNVTTRDDSVLYSISLKVEEGSQLNTVEDIAAAVNQILRRIEEDSSFS; from the exons ATGGCCTTAGAGGCTGTTGTTTACCCACAAGATCCATTCTCCTACATATCTTACAAAGATTATCAGTTTCACGACTTATACTttcaacaagaagaagatcGAGATCCACTAGAAACCAAGAACAACGTTAAGCTAGGGCAAGAACAAAGACAAGGGTTTGAGAGTATTTATTATAACGGCAACAGCGGAGATAACAATGATGATTATAACTACAACGATCACAAGGATCTTCAAAGGCCACGGGACGACCTTCCTTATGGATCTATCGTCGATACGGAGAACCAGCCTCCAACGTCTGTTTTAGCGACGGGAGAAGGGAGGAGAAAGAGGAGGAGGACGAAGAGTAGCAAGAACAAGGAAGAGATCGAGAACCAAAGGATGACTCACATCGCCGTCGAGAGAAACCGTCGGAAACAAATGAACGAGTACCTCGCCGTTCTCCGTTCTCTCATGCCACCTTCTTATGCTCAAAGG GGAGATCAAGCGTCAGTAGTAGGCGGAGCCATTAACTACTTAAAGGAGCTTGAGCATCATTTACAATCAATGGATCCTACGGTAAGCACCCCTGCCACAAAACAGGCTGGTGACGGCGCCGGTGACCAGATGAACACGATTGCCGCCAGCTCATCTGGACCGTTCTCAGATTTCTTCGCATTTCCTCAATACTCGAGAAGGCCTTCCTCGTCGTCTGTGGCTGAGGGAACGGCGGAGATAGAGGTGACGATGGTGGAGAGCCATGCGAATGTGAAGATACTTGCGAAGAAGAGACCAAAACAGCTTCTTAAACTGGTGGCATCGATTCAGAGCCTAAGGCTTACTGTTCTTCATCTCAATGTTACCACTCGTGACGACTCCGTCCTCTATTCCATCAGTTTAAAG GTTGAAGAAGGGAGCCAATTGAATACAGTGGAAGATATTGCAGCAGCTGTGAATCAAATCCTAAGGAGGATCGAAGAAGATTCATCCTTTAGCTAA